One genomic segment of Pandoraea thiooxydans includes these proteins:
- a CDS encoding DsbC family protein has protein sequence MFERNRTYTRVAHVFGALFLSCAALAATVPAHADATLDRVKAAVQKSLGADAQVKAVEKTPLPGIYEIDLGTQIVYSDAQGHYMLVGDLVDAHTRHSLTQARLAELNKIDFNTLPLNDAIKYVKGDGSRKIAVFADPNCPYCKRFEEALKSSSVTNVTVYTFLFPVLAPDSATKSKAIWCAPDRLKAWHAWMLDQQLPAQAGNCSTPLEQNLALGRRLNVTGTPTIFLTDGRRLPGALTATQLAQVLGTGK, from the coding sequence ATGTTTGAACGAAATCGCACGTACACGCGTGTCGCGCATGTTTTTGGCGCGCTTTTCCTGAGCTGCGCGGCGCTGGCGGCAACCGTGCCGGCGCACGCCGACGCAACGCTGGATCGGGTCAAGGCGGCGGTGCAAAAGAGCCTGGGCGCTGATGCGCAGGTCAAGGCGGTGGAAAAGACGCCGCTGCCGGGTATCTATGAGATCGATCTCGGCACCCAGATCGTGTACAGCGATGCGCAAGGGCACTATATGCTGGTGGGCGATCTGGTCGACGCGCACACCCGGCATAGCCTGACGCAGGCGCGCCTGGCGGAGCTCAACAAGATCGATTTCAATACCTTGCCGCTGAACGACGCGATCAAGTACGTCAAGGGTGACGGCAGCCGCAAGATCGCCGTGTTCGCCGACCCGAACTGCCCCTATTGCAAGCGCTTCGAGGAGGCGCTCAAGAGCAGCAGCGTCACTAACGTAACGGTGTACACCTTCCTGTTCCCGGTGCTGGCGCCCGACTCGGCGACCAAGTCGAAGGCGATCTGGTGCGCGCCTGATCGATTGAAGGCATGGCACGCCTGGATGCTCGATCAACAGTTGCCCGCACAGGCCGGCAATTGCAGCACGCCGCTCGAACAGAACCTGGCGCTCGGGCGTCGGCTCAACGTGACCGGCACGCCGACGATCTTTCTGACCGATGGCCGCCGCTTGCCGGGCGCCCTGACGGCAACCCAATTGGCCCAGGTGCTGGGAACCGGCAAGTAA
- a CDS encoding UbiH/UbiF family hydroxylase, producing the protein MSNSNSFDVIVVGGGLVGKSTALLLAQARLKVALLARPAAAPADAWDARIYSLSASSQTLLERMRVWQALDAARVNPVYDMEVFGDARGALHFSAYQAAVPQLAWIAESSNVERALDAALRFAPQIHVFDARGAALAVSAERAALQLDDGATLHAALVVGADGAHSWVREQAGIAVQRRDYRQVGVVANFRAERAHRDTAYQWFRDGEIIALLPLPQQHVSLVWSAFADHADELLALPPAALAAEVTRVSGDAGLGELTCVSASAQGFPLALSEADRLISPRIALVGDAAHTVHPLAGQGMNLGLRDVTVLGEVLAAREGFRDCGDFTVLRRYERARREDIRRMALTCDGLQRLFALPGPVMQRLRNTGLDWVNATPFLKKFLVGRALG; encoded by the coding sequence ATGTCCAATTCCAATTCATTCGATGTGATCGTCGTCGGCGGCGGGCTGGTCGGCAAGTCGACCGCGCTGCTGCTGGCGCAGGCGCGCCTGAAGGTGGCCTTGTTGGCGCGGCCGGCCGCCGCGCCGGCCGATGCGTGGGACGCGCGCATTTACTCCCTGTCGGCCAGTTCGCAAACCTTGCTCGAGCGCATGCGCGTGTGGCAGGCGCTGGATGCGGCCCGGGTCAATCCGGTGTACGACATGGAGGTGTTTGGCGACGCGCGCGGCGCCCTGCATTTTTCCGCCTATCAGGCGGCGGTGCCCCAGCTCGCGTGGATTGCCGAATCGTCCAATGTCGAGCGGGCGCTGGATGCGGCGTTGCGCTTCGCGCCGCAAATACATGTGTTCGATGCGCGCGGCGCGGCGCTCGCGGTGTCGGCCGAACGCGCGGCGTTGCAGCTCGACGACGGTGCGACGCTGCACGCGGCGCTGGTGGTCGGGGCCGATGGCGCGCACTCGTGGGTTCGCGAACAGGCCGGCATCGCCGTGCAGCGGCGCGATTACCGGCAGGTCGGGGTGGTTGCCAATTTTCGGGCCGAACGGGCGCATCGCGATACCGCGTATCAATGGTTTCGCGATGGCGAAATCATTGCGCTGCTGCCGTTGCCGCAGCAGCATGTGTCGCTGGTCTGGTCGGCCTTTGCAGACCATGCCGACGAACTGCTCGCGCTGCCGCCGGCGGCATTGGCCGCCGAGGTGACGCGCGTCAGCGGCGATGCCGGGTTGGGCGAGTTGACCTGCGTGTCGGCGAGCGCGCAAGGATTTCCGCTCGCGCTGAGCGAGGCCGACCGGCTCATCTCGCCGCGCATCGCGCTGGTGGGCGACGCCGCGCATACCGTGCATCCGTTGGCCGGCCAGGGCATGAACCTCGGCCTGCGCGACGTGACGGTGCTGGGCGAGGTGCTGGCCGCGCGCGAGGGGTTTCGCGACTGCGGCGACTTCACGGTGCTGCGCCGCTACGAGCGCGCGCGTCGCGAGGACATTCGCCGCATGGCGCTCACCTGTGACGGCCTGCAGCGGCTGTTTGCGTTGCCGGGTCCGGTGATGCAGCGGCTGCGCAATACCGGCCTGGACTGGGTCAACGCAACGCCGTTTCTCAAGAAATTCCTGGTTGGCCGCGCGCTTGGGTGA